The following coding sequences are from one uncultured Desulfobacter sp. window:
- a CDS encoding IS1380 family transposase has translation MMRVFHTEFSEKNLTGNAGLVNLGRFSEKLGLPKILSELLTIERGASAEYQVSDIVMMLVFGVLAGAKHMSHMAILRSDEVLRALFRWDKFPVSTSFGRIFKLFSAKHCKELSDAESLARNKAWGKKWFGRVTLDMDSSVRGVYGKQEGAAKGFNSKKKGQRSYHPLLCFVAENRECLHNWFRTGSAYSANGSVDFMKECFAKLPKRVWKVFVRADSAFFDGALLDLLESKDCQYLIKVNLRGITALLEKQSWRKIAGRPGYESSKFEYKCSGWSKPRTFVTVRLLTEETVEESALFESKKYEYDYFCYVSNLNLSPWATHKKYGQRATSENWIEWCKNQMASGSILPQDFWANSAIFQISILAYNLLVWMMWLNNEDGFNEEPNTIRMCLINVPARLMTRSRQWKLRLSKNYVYKERWQSLERSIIQLDFA, from the coding sequence ATGATGAGGGTATTTCATACTGAATTTTCTGAAAAAAATCTTACCGGCAATGCTGGGCTGGTTAACCTTGGTAGATTTTCAGAAAAATTAGGGCTTCCTAAAATTTTATCCGAGCTCCTGACTATAGAAAGAGGAGCCAGCGCAGAGTACCAGGTAAGTGACATAGTGATGATGCTCGTTTTTGGTGTCCTGGCAGGGGCGAAGCATATGAGTCATATGGCTATTCTTAGATCCGATGAAGTTCTCAGGGCGCTTTTTAGATGGGATAAGTTTCCCGTGAGCACCTCCTTTGGCCGTATATTTAAACTTTTTTCCGCAAAACACTGCAAGGAGTTATCCGATGCAGAATCTTTGGCCCGAAATAAAGCATGGGGTAAAAAGTGGTTTGGGAGAGTTACCCTCGATATGGATTCTTCTGTCCGAGGTGTATACGGGAAGCAGGAAGGTGCTGCTAAAGGGTTTAACTCAAAAAAGAAAGGTCAAAGAAGCTACCATCCTCTCCTTTGCTTTGTGGCAGAGAATCGAGAGTGCCTCCATAATTGGTTCCGTACAGGCAGCGCCTATTCAGCCAATGGCAGTGTTGATTTCATGAAGGAATGCTTTGCCAAATTACCCAAACGGGTGTGGAAAGTGTTTGTACGAGCTGATAGTGCATTTTTTGATGGCGCCTTGCTTGATCTGCTTGAGTCAAAGGACTGCCAATATTTGATCAAAGTCAATCTTCGAGGCATCACTGCCCTTTTGGAAAAGCAATCTTGGCGGAAGATTGCAGGCCGGCCAGGATATGAAAGTTCTAAATTTGAATACAAATGTTCGGGATGGTCAAAACCCAGAACTTTTGTGACTGTTAGGCTACTCACTGAGGAGACGGTGGAAGAAAGTGCTTTGTTTGAATCAAAAAAATATGAATACGATTATTTTTGCTACGTCTCAAATTTGAACTTGAGCCCATGGGCCACCCATAAAAAATATGGGCAGCGGGCGACAAGTGAAAACTGGATTGAGTGGTGTAAAAATCAGATGGCATCGGGTAGCATACTGCCACAGGACTTTTGGGCAAATTCGGCCATTTTTCAAATTTCAATTTTGGCATACAATCTATTGGTATGGATGATGTGGTTAAATAATGAAGACGGCTTCAATGAAGAGCCGAACACTATCCGGATGTGCCTTATTAACGTGCCAGCACGATTAATGACCAGAAGTAGACAATGGAAATTACGATTATCCAAGAATTATGTATATAAGGAGCGGTGGCAGAGCCTGGAGAGATCAATCATACAATTGGATTTTGCCTGA
- a CDS encoding transposase has product MEILTRDHKNLLERLDEVPGIDKKSAQSVLGEVGVTLDEFKSMVAFVAWAGLCPGNNESAGKRKSGRNAVRNHPFKTVLVQIAWAAIKTKGSYYKAKYYKLKARRGAQKAIVAIAHRIAKAIYNIIKNGDRYKDLGEEYLSKPNKQRVLKNLAKKADELGMKLVPLEA; this is encoded by the coding sequence TTGGAAATACTTACCCGTGATCATAAAAATTTACTGGAAAGATTAGATGAAGTACCCGGTATCGATAAGAAGTCGGCACAATCCGTTCTTGGAGAAGTAGGGGTTACACTGGATGAGTTTAAAAGCATGGTCGCTTTTGTTGCATGGGCCGGATTGTGCCCTGGAAACAATGAAAGCGCAGGTAAAAGGAAAAGTGGCCGGAACGCGGTTCGAAATCATCCATTTAAAACGGTTTTAGTCCAGATCGCTTGGGCTGCGATCAAGACGAAGGGTTCATATTACAAAGCCAAGTATTATAAGCTCAAAGCCAGACGAGGTGCCCAAAAAGCGATTGTTGCCATAGCCCATAGGATTGCAAAAGCCATTTACAACATCATCAAAAATGGAGACAGATATAAAGACCTGGGAGAAGAATACTTAAGCAAGCCCAACAAACAAAGGGTGTTGAAAAATTTG